Part of the Aquimarina sp. MAR_2010_214 genome is shown below.
AACGATATTGATATTGATACTGTAGAGATTCCTATAGGTGTTAGTTACAGAGATAAGGTATTTCCATTTTTAGAAAAAATATAATGTCGATGATTATACAATTCATTGAATAGGAACCCAGATTTCTTCTTCAGATTTTGGATGATGTGGGCCATGGTATTTGTCTCCCATAATTGCAAAATGATTTCTTTGATCTAATTCATAACCCGAATTAGGAAGCCATTTTCCGTGTATATAATCCATTGTTTTTTTGAAAGTATCAACAGGTCCTTTATGAATGAATATAGCGTATTTACCACCTGGTAGTAGATAAGAAACCATACCTTCTGGAACCTGATTAAAATCTGTGACTTCGACGGCAGCCCATTTTTCGAATATTACATCTTCTGTAAAAGTATCGAAAGTGATATCTTCATCATATGTTTGTACAGAATAATATCCCGTGTTTTTATTATTTTTGATCTCAAATCTTCTGGGCATAAATTGTTGCCACATTTGAGATGTTGTGTCATTAGATAGCGAAGTTTTTATTCGCATTCCTATTAATTTTCTATCTATAATCGTAATAATTTTTGGCTCCATAGAAACAAAATCACTTTGTAGTTTATTGATATCAGCTGGTGATAAAGTATATCGTTCAAAAGCTACGAATCGATGCCTTTTTTTTCGATATTTCCCAGGGCTTGTTTTAAAAACAGATTGAAAAGCACGAGTATATGCTTGCTGAGAATCAAATTGATAACGTTCTGCAATAGCTACAATAGGTTCTTGGGTAAGGATTAACTCATGAGCAGACTCAGATACTCTTCGTTTTCTTACATAGTTTACCACTGTTTCTCCCGTAACAGCTGCAAAAAGACGAATAAAATGATATTTAGAGTAACACGCTTCTTGTGCAATACGATCTAGTGTAAGTACGTTTTTTAGGTTTTCTTCTATAAAAGTAATTGCATTAGAAATTCTATATTGGTATGAGTCTTTAGCGCTTTCAGGCATAATTTGCTTTTTGAACACTACAATAGTACATCTAAAACTTTACTATTTTTTGACCGGTATTGCGGAAATAATTTAGAAAAACTAAATAATACACTTATTCTCTGGTAAAGTCAAAAAACCTATCTCAAAAATACGTGAATGATTATAGGTGTATCGATTAACTTAACTGCGGTTTAAATTTTCCTTTACTTTTTCTTATCCGAACAGCGACAACTTTATATTCTGGACACATCGCTTCAGAATCATGAATATCTCCGGTTAAATTATTAATCATAATTTCTGGGAAATGAAAAGTAGTACTCAATACTCCTTTTTTAACTTCATCCGTAATTCTGGCTTTTACATCTACTTTCCCTCTAGGAGATTCTAGACACACATAATCACCTTCATTTACTAAGTTTTCTTGTGCATCTTCTGGATGAATCATTAGATAATCATCAGATAGTATTTGTTCATTAGCCGTTCTACGAGTCATAGCTCCACAATTATAATGCTCTAGCTCCCTGTTTGTTGTTAAGATATATGGATAATCTTTGGCATGTGAAGTTAATTCTTTGGTTTCCTCCCAAGAATTAAATTCAAATAACCCTTTTCCTCGTTTAAAATCTGTTTTATGAAGAATTTGTGTATCTGTACCATCTTTTGCAACAGGCCATTGCAGTCCATTTACACCTAATCTATCCCATGAAATCCCTGCAAAGAAAGGAACAATTTGAGATATTTCTTCCAACATTCCATCGGGAGTATAGTCTGCTTGAGCATATCCCATTTTATTCATAATATCTACAATAATTTGTCCGTCTGGTTTAGATCCTTCAATAGGTTCAACAACTTTATGAACCGCTTGCACACGTCTCTCTCCATTGGTAAACGTTCCGTTTTTCTCCAGGAACGATGCGCCTGGTAAAATAACATCTGCATATTTTGCAGTCTCAGTCATGAATAATTCTTGAACAATTACCAGATCGGTTGCCTGAAGCGCTTTAATAACTTTTTGTGTGTTAGGATCTGTTTGTACTACATCTTCTCCTATAATCCAAATAGCTTTTAGGTCTCCAGCCAGGGCAGCATCAAACATTTCTGGTATTTTGTATCCTATGTTCATAGGTACATTTACACCGTAAAATTCATTATACTGTTTATTTACCTTATGGCTAGTAATATCCAAATATCCTGCTCCCTGATGTGGTTGTACACCCATATCGGCAGAACCTTGTACATTATTTTGCCCACGTAGCGGATTTACACCAACACCGCGTCTTCCAATATTACCTGTAAGCAAAGCCAAATCGGCAATTTGCATTACTGTAAATGTACCTTGAGAATGCTCTGTTACTCCTAATCCATGAAAAGACATAGCATTTGGAGCAGAAGCATAGGCAATGGCCGCTTCACGTACCTGATTGCGATCCACACCAGAAACAGCTTCTAGTTTGTCTATATTTATGGAAAGAATCTCTTTTTTATATTCTTCAAATCCTTCTGTTCTGCTTTCGATAAAAGAAGCATCTGCCAGTTCTTCGGTTATAATGTAAAACATCATCATATTAAGAACAGCCACATTAGTTCCTGGTCGTAATGCTAAGTGATGTGTTGCATATTTAGCCAATTCGGTACGTCTTGGGTCAATAACAATAGAAACATTGTCACTCTTCATGGCAAACTGCTTTAATTTGGCTCCTGTTACGGGGTGCGCATCGGTTGGGTTAGCCCCAATAACCATAATACAGTTTGTGTCTTTTAAATCATCAATAGAATTAGTAGCTGCTCCGGTACCATACGTACGCTGCATTCCTAAAGCAGTAGGCGAGTGGCATACTCGTGCACAACCATCTATATTGTTAGTCTGAATTACAGCTCTAAAGAATTTTTGCATTAAATAATTCTCTTCATTGGTACATCGTGAAGACGAAATCCCTGCCATAGAATCCGAGCCAAATTCATTTTTATAAGAGCTTAATTTTGAAGCGATATATTCATATACTTCATCCCAGCTAACCTTTTCAAATGCCCCATTTCTTTTGATCATAGGAGAATTTAAACGCTCAGGGTGATCGTAAAACTTAAATGCATAACGACCTTTTAAACAGGTATGCCCCTGGTTTACCTCGGCATCATAGGGAGCTTGAATACTTAATATTTCTCCATTACTGGTAGCAACTTCAAGATTACATCCTACACCGCAATAGGTACAAATAGTTCTCGTTGTATCGGTGGCTTTAATAGCTTTTGACTGAAAAACATCTGAAATAGCAGAAGTTGGGCATGCTTGAGAGCAAGCACCGCAACTTACACAATCAGAATCCATAAAAGATTGATCTAATCCTTTGATAATAGAAGAATCAAAGCCTCGACCAGACATACTCAATACAAATTGCCCTTGTACTTCATCACAGGCACGTACACATCGATAACAGTTAATGCATTTGGATAAATCTGAAGTCATATAGGGATGACTTAAATCTTTTGTTTTATAAAGGTGATTATCTCCTTCTGGATAACGTACTTCTCTAATTCCTACCTGGGCGGCAACTGTTTGTAGCTCACAATTTCCATTTACCTCACAGGTTAAACAATCAAGAGGATGGTCTGTTAGTACCAACTCTACGATATTTTTTCGTAATTCTTTAACCGATTCAGAATTTGTGTATATGTATTGTCCTTCTGAAACTGGTGTATGGCAAGAGGCCAAAGTCTTAACAGCTCCGTTTTCTTCTAAGGCCACTTCTACGCTACACACACGGCAAGAACCAAAAGGATCTAAATTTGGTGCATCACATAAGGTTGGAACAAGATTTTTTTCTTTATACCTTCTTATAAAAGAGAGCATAGTTTCTCCTTCAACTATTTCGAAAGCCTGATTATCTATATAAGCTGTTTTCATGATAATAAATGTTTAGTTGAAGTACGTTTTCAATTCATCTTCAAAATAGTGTAACGTATTTCGGATAGGTAGTGGAATACCACCTCCGTGCGCGCATAATGACCCTTGTTCGAGAGTAGTTAAAAGATCTGAGAACAATTTTTGATCTATTTTATAATCTGATTGTAATGCTTTGTTAGAAAGCTCATGCCCTCGTTTTGTTCCTAGTCTACAAGGAAAACATTTTCCGCAACTTTCATAAGAAGCAAAATCAAAAAGATGTTCTATAAATTTCATCATTGGAAAACTAGAAGGAATACAAATAATTGATGCATGTCCCAGTAAGAAACCTTCTTTTGAAAAAGATTCAAAATCTATTGTCAAATCATTAATTTTTGAGATGGGGACTACTCCTCCAAGAGGACCGCCAATCTGAAGCGCTTTAATATCGGATTTAAATCCACCACCCAAGTCGTTAATAACTACAGAAAGAGAGGTTCCCATTTCTACTTCATAGAGGCCAGGTCGATTAAAAAAGCTATCTAAGGAAACTAGTTTTGTTCCAGAAGAACGTTCAGTTCCAATTTGTTTCCAGGCATTTCCTCCATTACTTATAATGTAATGTAAAGCGGCTAGTGTTTCTACATTATTAACTACAGTTGGCTTATTAAATAAGCCTTTTTGAGCTGGATAGGGCGGACGAACACGAACTTCTGGTCGTTGTCCTTCTATAGAGTTGATAAGCGCCGTTTCTTCTCCACAAATGTATGATCCTTGTGCTTGTATGATTTTGAAATCAAAGTTAAATCCACTATCATGAATATTATCCCCGATCAATCCTTCATTTCGAAGATCATCGATAGCATCCTGTACGATTTTTGCAGCTTCAGGATATTCTGCACGTATATACACAATCCCGTAACTTGCATGTGTAACATATCCAGAAATAAGCATTCCGAATAATACCGAATGGGGTTGATGTTCTAATAAATATCGATCAGAAAAAGCACCGGGATCTCCTTCATCGGCATTACAAATAATAAATTTTGTTGTGTTTTCTACATTTCTGCAAAACTCTAATTTTAATCCCATCGGGAAACCTGCACCACCACGACCTCGAACATTTGAAGTTTTGATTTCTTCTAATATTTCTGCGGAATCTTTTTTAAGAGCACCTATAAACGGCTTATAAAAATCAGAAATAGTAGTGAATGATTGGGTAAGTATTGCTTTTCCACTAGCTTTTATATTGTAATTATCTTGATTTAACTCATTTTTTGAATTAATAATTTGATCAAGATTATGAAGTGCATCACCAGAATAATTTTTTCCATCATAATGAAATGCGTTATTTTCATGACACCTCCCAAGGCATGTCATATGCCCAATTTCATCTTCCTTAAAATGATTTTTAAGTGAATTGCCTAGAGTATCTTGGGTACCAGCACAAACACATGCGGTCCCATTACAAACATATACTTTTTTACCTTTGTTTTCGGGTTTTAAAAAATCATAGAAACTAGCTGTACCATAAGTATTGGCTTTTCCAATTAAGAACTCATCAGCCAATTTTACTAATTCTTCATCACTTGGTGTGCCTGTAGGTTTTGCCAGCTCTCCCATTTTATTGAAGAGACTCTGATCTACTTTTTTTCTACCTAATAATTCACTTAAATTATCTGACATATATTCTTTTTAACCTGCTTTTGTATCGATATCTCGAAATTGTTTAGTTGTTTTAGTTCGA
Proteins encoded:
- a CDS encoding GyrI-like domain-containing protein, with amino-acid sequence MPESAKDSYQYRISNAITFIEENLKNVLTLDRIAQEACYSKYHFIRLFAAVTGETVVNYVRKRRVSESAHELILTQEPIVAIAERYQFDSQQAYTRAFQSVFKTSPGKYRKKRHRFVAFERYTLSPADINKLQSDFVSMEPKIITIIDRKLIGMRIKTSLSNDTTSQMWQQFMPRRFEIKNNKNTGYYSVQTYDEDITFDTFTEDVIFEKWAAVEVTDFNQVPEGMVSYLLPGGKYAIFIHKGPVDTFKKTMDYIHGKWLPNSGYELDQRNHFAIMGDKYHGPHHPKSEEEIWVPIQ
- the fdhF gene encoding formate dehydrogenase subunit alpha → MKTAYIDNQAFEIVEGETMLSFIRRYKEKNLVPTLCDAPNLDPFGSCRVCSVEVALEENGAVKTLASCHTPVSEGQYIYTNSESVKELRKNIVELVLTDHPLDCLTCEVNGNCELQTVAAQVGIREVRYPEGDNHLYKTKDLSHPYMTSDLSKCINCYRCVRACDEVQGQFVLSMSGRGFDSSIIKGLDQSFMDSDCVSCGACSQACPTSAISDVFQSKAIKATDTTRTICTYCGVGCNLEVATSNGEILSIQAPYDAEVNQGHTCLKGRYAFKFYDHPERLNSPMIKRNGAFEKVSWDEVYEYIASKLSSYKNEFGSDSMAGISSSRCTNEENYLMQKFFRAVIQTNNIDGCARVCHSPTALGMQRTYGTGAATNSIDDLKDTNCIMVIGANPTDAHPVTGAKLKQFAMKSDNVSIVIDPRRTELAKYATHHLALRPGTNVAVLNMMMFYIITEELADASFIESRTEGFEEYKKEILSINIDKLEAVSGVDRNQVREAAIAYASAPNAMSFHGLGVTEHSQGTFTVMQIADLALLTGNIGRRGVGVNPLRGQNNVQGSADMGVQPHQGAGYLDITSHKVNKQYNEFYGVNVPMNIGYKIPEMFDAALAGDLKAIWIIGEDVVQTDPNTQKVIKALQATDLVIVQELFMTETAKYADVILPGASFLEKNGTFTNGERRVQAVHKVVEPIEGSKPDGQIIVDIMNKMGYAQADYTPDGMLEEISQIVPFFAGISWDRLGVNGLQWPVAKDGTDTQILHKTDFKRGKGLFEFNSWEETKELTSHAKDYPYILTTNRELEHYNCGAMTRRTANEQILSDDYLMIHPEDAQENLVNEGDYVCLESPRGKVDVKARITDEVKKGVLSTTFHFPEIMINNLTGDIHDSEAMCPEYKVVAVRIRKSKGKFKPQLS
- a CDS encoding NADH-ubiquinone oxidoreductase-F iron-sulfur binding region domain-containing protein → MSDNLSELLGRKKVDQSLFNKMGELAKPTGTPSDEELVKLADEFLIGKANTYGTASFYDFLKPENKGKKVYVCNGTACVCAGTQDTLGNSLKNHFKEDEIGHMTCLGRCHENNAFHYDGKNYSGDALHNLDQIINSKNELNQDNYNIKASGKAILTQSFTTISDFYKPFIGALKKDSAEILEEIKTSNVRGRGGAGFPMGLKLEFCRNVENTTKFIICNADEGDPGAFSDRYLLEHQPHSVLFGMLISGYVTHASYGIVYIRAEYPEAAKIVQDAIDDLRNEGLIGDNIHDSGFNFDFKIIQAQGSYICGEETALINSIEGQRPEVRVRPPYPAQKGLFNKPTVVNNVETLAALHYIISNGGNAWKQIGTERSSGTKLVSLDSFFNRPGLYEVEMGTSLSVVINDLGGGFKSDIKALQIGGPLGGVVPISKINDLTIDFESFSKEGFLLGHASIICIPSSFPMMKFIEHLFDFASYESCGKCFPCRLGTKRGHELSNKALQSDYKIDQKLFSDLLTTLEQGSLCAHGGGIPLPIRNTLHYFEDELKTYFN